One window of Burkholderia thailandensis E264 genomic DNA carries:
- a CDS encoding Hsp20/alpha crystallin family protein — MSDLYFGADLFSEFDRLHRQMTNLFGGIPSSIRASRLGAFPPLNIGTTEDSIEIVVFAPGMRAADFDVSIDKGLLAIGGERKAAPRAEGDDVRAYAQERYSGAFRRVVELPQNADPDKIRARYENGCLLISVGKREASKPRAITVQ; from the coding sequence ATGAGCGATCTCTATTTCGGCGCCGATCTCTTCAGCGAGTTCGATCGTCTGCATCGGCAGATGACGAACCTGTTCGGCGGCATCCCTTCCAGCATTCGCGCAAGCCGGCTCGGCGCATTCCCGCCACTGAACATCGGCACGACCGAGGATTCGATCGAGATCGTCGTGTTCGCGCCCGGCATGCGCGCGGCCGACTTCGACGTGTCGATCGACAAGGGGCTGCTCGCGATCGGCGGCGAGCGCAAGGCCGCGCCGCGCGCGGAAGGCGACGATGTGCGCGCCTATGCGCAGGAGCGCTATAGCGGCGCATTCCGGCGCGTCGTCGAGTTGCCGCAGAACGCCGATCCCGACAAGATCCGCGCACGCTACGAAAACGGCTGCCTGCTGATCAGCGTCGGCAAGCGCGAAGCGTCGAAGCCGCGCGCGATCACCGTGCAATGA
- a CDS encoding Hsp20/alpha crystallin family protein: MNTSNPAAERQSATPARRDAGDAPRALTPAVDVYEDKHGVTLWADLPGVPKERLEVKIHDGHLSIDAHAVLPMPAGLRAQHVEVREPHFMRTFQLSPDFDTSKIEANLQDGVLKLTIPRRDEARPRRIEVM, from the coding sequence GTGAACACCAGCAATCCAGCCGCAGAACGTCAATCCGCCACGCCGGCGCGCCGCGACGCGGGCGATGCGCCGCGCGCGCTCACGCCGGCCGTCGACGTGTACGAAGACAAGCACGGCGTGACGCTATGGGCCGACCTGCCCGGCGTGCCGAAGGAGCGCCTCGAAGTGAAAATCCACGACGGCCATCTGTCGATCGACGCGCACGCGGTACTGCCGATGCCGGCGGGCCTGCGCGCGCAGCACGTCGAGGTGCGCGAGCCGCATTTCATGCGCACGTTCCAGTTGAGCCCGGACTTCGACACGTCGAAGATCGAGGCCAATCTTCAGGATGGCGTATTGAAGCTGACGATTCCGCGACGCGACGAAGCGCGCCCGCGGCGTATCGAAGTGATGTGA
- a CDS encoding GSCFA domain-containing protein, translated as MTNPYRHLPPHQFWRKAVANVDMHAFDPVVEPKFRISAQQRVSTAGSCFAQHLSRRLSDIGFNYFVPEAGAHLPADERKRLGYGVFSARFGNLYTVRQLLQLFEEAMGRRTKMELAWLRADGRYVDAFRPTVTPEGYDDAGAVADARAEHLRHVRAMFVESDVFVFTLGLTESWSNRAYGEVFPLAPGVAGGVYDDAAYRFTNLSVFDVAGDLRAFLVQLKAVNPRVNVLLTVSPVPLVATYENKNVLVATTYSKSVLRVAAEMACNEFDWVDYFPSYEIITGNFNAGRYYEDDLREINSMGVSHAMRCFLKHYTAAAPAVAGAARAAAVSSAEASFAANPEPAAPALGSVVCDEELIERVSR; from the coding sequence GTGACGAATCCCTACAGGCATCTTCCGCCGCACCAGTTCTGGCGCAAGGCGGTCGCGAACGTCGACATGCACGCGTTCGATCCGGTCGTCGAGCCGAAATTCAGGATCAGCGCGCAGCAGCGGGTGAGCACCGCGGGCAGTTGCTTCGCGCAGCACCTCTCGCGGCGGTTGTCGGACATCGGCTTCAATTACTTCGTGCCGGAAGCCGGCGCGCATCTGCCGGCCGACGAGCGCAAGCGGCTCGGCTACGGCGTGTTTTCCGCGCGCTTCGGCAATCTGTATACGGTGCGCCAGTTGCTGCAACTGTTCGAGGAGGCGATGGGGCGGCGCACGAAAATGGAACTCGCATGGCTGCGCGCGGACGGGCGCTACGTCGACGCGTTCCGGCCGACGGTCACGCCGGAAGGCTACGACGATGCGGGCGCGGTGGCCGATGCGCGCGCCGAGCATCTGCGGCACGTGAGGGCGATGTTCGTCGAGTCCGACGTCTTCGTGTTCACGCTGGGGCTGACCGAAAGCTGGTCGAATCGCGCTTATGGCGAAGTGTTTCCGTTGGCGCCGGGCGTCGCGGGCGGCGTCTACGACGACGCGGCGTACCGCTTCACGAACCTGAGCGTGTTCGACGTCGCGGGCGACCTGCGCGCGTTCCTCGTCCAGCTGAAGGCGGTGAATCCGCGCGTCAACGTGCTGCTGACGGTGTCGCCCGTGCCGCTCGTCGCGACCTACGAGAACAAGAACGTGCTCGTCGCGACGACGTACAGCAAATCGGTGCTGAGGGTTGCCGCGGAAATGGCCTGCAACGAATTCGACTGGGTCGACTATTTCCCGTCGTACGAGATCATCACGGGCAACTTCAACGCGGGCCGCTACTACGAGGACGACTTGCGCGAGATCAACAGCATGGGCGTGAGCCATGCGATGCGATGCTTCCTCAAGCACTACACGGCGGCGGCGCCGGCCGTGGCGGGCGCCGCGCGGGCGGCGGCGGTTTCAAGCGCCGAAGCATCGTTTGCCGCGAATCCGGAACCCGCCGCGCCGGCGCTCGGCAGCGTCGTCTGCGACGAGGAATTGATCGAGCGCGTGTCGCGCTAG
- a CDS encoding WcbI family polysaccharide biosynthesis putative acetyltransferase — protein MKEKWLVISNCQTTGMMLSLAMMCPDVKVDACDYWGFQANSEFWRQQIPTYDHIVVNPEIQQLGIVDFATMPNATMLPAIRFRAYHPDLQNVFHDGKSVKTPLDDYHSTIVFAAYKLGCTIGQTRALFNEAIYDALQYFSLWDIERKLFLDMYAEYGWDLSSELSRWTRGSAFMHTMNHPKAHALYDVALMVARKVAGDRVVESGIVPHDTLVQAPVYPIYPELAERFGAGRGSYLFKGMNYQLLTLDAFIEGSFDAYAAFDKNQLHGNSPHLASALHIIEAAL, from the coding sequence GTGAAAGAAAAGTGGCTGGTTATATCGAATTGCCAGACTACTGGGATGATGCTGTCGCTGGCCATGATGTGCCCGGACGTCAAGGTCGACGCGTGCGATTATTGGGGGTTCCAAGCCAATTCGGAATTCTGGCGGCAGCAGATCCCGACCTACGATCATATCGTTGTCAACCCCGAAATTCAGCAATTGGGCATTGTCGATTTTGCGACGATGCCCAACGCGACAATGCTGCCGGCAATCCGGTTTCGCGCTTATCACCCGGATCTGCAAAATGTCTTTCACGATGGAAAGTCGGTAAAAACGCCGCTCGACGACTATCATTCGACGATCGTTTTTGCCGCCTACAAGCTCGGCTGCACGATCGGGCAGACCCGGGCGCTCTTCAACGAGGCGATTTACGACGCGCTTCAGTATTTCTCGCTCTGGGACATCGAGCGCAAGCTCTTTCTCGACATGTACGCGGAGTACGGCTGGGATCTGTCGTCCGAATTGAGCCGGTGGACGCGCGGCAGCGCGTTCATGCACACGATGAACCATCCGAAGGCGCACGCGCTGTACGACGTTGCGCTAATGGTCGCGAGAAAGGTCGCGGGCGATCGCGTCGTCGAATCCGGCATCGTTCCGCACGACACGCTGGTGCAGGCGCCCGTCTACCCGATCTATCCCGAGCTGGCCGAGCGCTTCGGCGCCGGGCGCGGCAGCTACCTGTTCAAGGGGATGAACTATCAGTTGCTGACGCTCGACGCGTTCATCGAAGGATCGTTCGACGCGTACGCGGCTTTCGACAAGAATCAACTGCACGGCAACAGCCCGCATCTCGCGAGCGCGCTGCACATCATCGAGGCCGCACTGTGA
- a CDS encoding DUF4214 domain-containing protein — protein sequence MDGRDRGIASHNKINIGCGYDKRPDFLNVDTDPACQPDILISDNGYGELPRRHFSEVLAKDVLEHIPRCETANVVLEWADLLSPGGALELRTTSLLGIARLMEQHSNYADQANYADELFGNQAHAGEFHYTAFTESTLKAQLIAAGFEIASFELVDHRRFAVHAIKQTDWTKLADAAADQSNRAFVDIAYREILFREPEAFFLEIDLAALDGGTCSRRDFVKKLHASEERRLRVAMRHGL from the coding sequence ATGGACGGCCGCGATCGAGGTATTGCATCGCATAACAAAATCAATATCGGTTGCGGGTATGACAAGCGGCCGGATTTTCTGAACGTCGACACGGACCCCGCCTGTCAGCCCGACATCCTGATTTCCGACAACGGTTACGGCGAGCTGCCGCGGCGGCATTTCTCCGAAGTGCTCGCGAAAGACGTGCTCGAGCACATCCCGCGCTGTGAAACGGCGAACGTGGTGCTCGAATGGGCGGACCTGCTGTCGCCGGGCGGCGCGCTCGAACTGCGCACGACCAGCCTCCTCGGTATCGCGCGGCTGATGGAGCAGCATTCGAATTACGCGGACCAGGCGAACTATGCCGACGAACTGTTCGGCAATCAGGCTCACGCCGGTGAATTTCATTACACGGCGTTCACCGAATCGACGCTGAAGGCCCAGTTGATTGCGGCCGGCTTCGAGATCGCGAGCTTCGAACTCGTCGACCACCGGCGCTTCGCGGTGCACGCGATCAAGCAGACGGACTGGACGAAGCTGGCCGACGCGGCGGCCGACCAATCCAATCGCGCATTCGTCGATATCGCGTATCGCGAGATTCTGTTTCGCGAGCCCGAGGCGTTCTTCCTCGAGATCGATCTCGCCGCGCTCGACGGCGGCACGTGCTCGCGCCGCGATTTCGTCAAGAAGCTCCACGCGAGCGAGGAGCGCCGTCTGCGCGTCGCGATGAGGCATGGGCTGTAA
- a CDS encoding GntR family transcriptional regulator: MCSRAGAPPSQPVRINFGHPWSAAVDDAIRIVGELVAQPSVRKRR; this comes from the coding sequence ATGTGCAGCCGCGCCGGCGCACCGCCCTCCCAGCCTGTGCGGATCAACTTCGGCCACCCGTGGAGCGCCGCCGTCGACGACGCGATCCGCATCGTCGGCGAGCTCGTCGCGCAGCCGTCCGTGCGCAAGCGGCGCTGA
- a CDS encoding DUF2970 domain-containing protein encodes MGLTRMMRMVLWSFFGVRKGAEHQADLASVKLPWVPVMAILLAACFGGVLFAIARIATAVMR; translated from the coding sequence ATAGGTCTGACGAGAATGATGCGAATGGTGTTGTGGAGCTTCTTCGGCGTGCGCAAGGGGGCCGAGCATCAGGCCGATCTCGCGTCGGTGAAGCTGCCGTGGGTGCCGGTGATGGCGATCCTGCTCGCCGCGTGCTTCGGTGGCGTCCTGTTCGCGATCGCGAGGATCGCGACCGCCGTGATGCGCTGA
- a CDS encoding class I SAM-dependent methyltransferase has protein sequence MQEYIDPQNVPPAEELRGIRSVRDYEASFAKFAKQLRESGTCSQCGSSSRQRQMALILRRRIHARPLDRPIEFPHGFRTCNAESNGPLHERRSKLPGGVRSESFGDRDRSGDVVKGIRHEDLQRPSFRDASADVVLSSWVLAGASSCAPSRRPVATSIPGRRPLPVCRAASTPAMSWPVMLATRVPAAAHQEKL, from the coding sequence GTGCAGGAGTACATCGATCCGCAAAACGTGCCGCCCGCCGAAGAGCTGCGCGGCATCCGTTCCGTCCGCGACTACGAAGCCAGCTTCGCGAAATTCGCGAAACAGCTGCGCGAATCGGGAACGTGTTCGCAGTGCGGCTCGTCAAGCCGTCAACGGCAAATGGCGCTGATCCTCAGGCGGCGCATTCATGCCCGGCCGCTCGATCGGCCCATCGAATTCCCGCACGGATTCCGCACGTGCAATGCGGAATCGAACGGCCCGTTGCACGAGCGGCGGTCGAAATTGCCGGGGGGCGTCCGCTCCGAGTCTTTCGGGGATCGCGACCGCAGCGGCGACGTCGTCAAGGGCATCCGGCACGAAGACCTCCAGCGGCCCTCCTTTCGCGATGCTTCAGCGGACGTCGTCCTTTCGAGCTGGGTTCTGGCCGGCGCATCGTCGTGTGCGCCGTCGCGACGTCCCGTCGCGACATCAATACCCGGCCGACGCCCCTTACCCGTCTGCCGCGCTGCCAGCACGCCCGCGATGTCTTGGCCGGTCATGCTCGCGACGCGTGTTCCTGCTGCTGCGCACCAAGAAAAACTATAA
- a CDS encoding DUF2242 domain-containing protein, with protein sequence MHNRFRPFLAPSAVAIATVLSACTSAPKPLYQQEQFDATASPYARTFHEKSAATCEAARRALLSQGYMASATRPDAVDGSKNFQPSNDSHVVIEFHVVCADADVDGASSIAYVNAVQDRYSLKKSNTSASVGLSVFGSLSLPIGSSDDAMVKIASETIPAGVFYERFFNLVDHFLKIDPTRRDKAAVKAAEKERVAPLPEPAETAEGAPMKLRTPAAPTPPAEPAPASAAAPEAASAGTAAPASAAASAAASAPAASPSAASTPAAAAAPVTHAAPASAPATASAPTAASVPTPASAPMPAPASELAPAPSTSATSSIAPPAAPVASQTQPARANTSVSTSAAAMSASTSTPAPAPASTPVATAAPSPISPDAPFPADAAQTPPPAATPAAAPAAGPAPASANATATADAAPSATHDVNAN encoded by the coding sequence ATGCACAACCGATTCCGACCGTTTCTCGCCCCATCCGCCGTTGCGATCGCGACCGTGCTGTCCGCCTGCACGTCGGCGCCCAAGCCGCTTTATCAGCAGGAACAGTTCGACGCGACCGCGAGCCCGTACGCGCGCACGTTCCACGAAAAATCGGCCGCGACGTGCGAAGCCGCGCGCCGCGCACTGCTGAGCCAGGGCTACATGGCGAGCGCGACGCGCCCGGATGCGGTCGACGGCAGCAAGAACTTCCAGCCGAGCAACGACTCGCACGTCGTCATCGAATTTCATGTCGTCTGCGCGGACGCGGATGTCGACGGCGCGTCGAGCATCGCTTATGTGAACGCGGTGCAGGACCGCTACTCGCTGAAGAAGAGCAACACGTCGGCAAGCGTCGGCCTGAGCGTGTTCGGCTCGCTGTCGCTGCCGATCGGCTCGAGCGACGACGCGATGGTCAAGATCGCGAGCGAGACCATTCCCGCCGGCGTGTTCTACGAGCGCTTCTTCAATCTCGTCGACCATTTCCTGAAGATCGACCCGACGCGCCGCGACAAAGCGGCCGTCAAGGCGGCCGAGAAGGAACGCGTCGCGCCGCTGCCCGAACCGGCGGAGACGGCCGAAGGCGCGCCGATGAAACTGAGGACGCCTGCCGCACCGACGCCGCCGGCGGAGCCCGCGCCTGCGTCCGCTGCCGCGCCCGAAGCGGCGTCGGCCGGCACGGCAGCGCCCGCGTCCGCCGCGGCATCGGCGGCGGCATCGGCTCCGGCGGCCTCGCCCTCTGCCGCATCGACGCCTGCGGCGGCGGCCGCGCCCGTGACGCATGCCGCGCCGGCATCGGCCCCGGCCACCGCGTCGGCGCCCACGGCGGCGTCGGTACCGACGCCCGCATCGGCGCCGATGCCCGCACCCGCATCCGAACTCGCCCCGGCCCCCTCGACGAGCGCGACGTCGTCGATCGCGCCGCCGGCTGCGCCCGTCGCATCGCAGACTCAACCGGCGCGGGCGAACACATCCGTCTCGACATCGGCGGCGGCGATGTCCGCTTCGACATCTACGCCAGCGCCGGCGCCGGCATCGACGCCCGTAGCGACCGCCGCGCCGTCACCGATATCGCCCGACGCGCCGTTCCCGGCGGACGCCGCGCAGACGCCGCCGCCAGCGGCAACGCCGGCCGCCGCGCCGGCGGCCGGCCCCGCGCCTGCCTCGGCGAACGCCACGGCAACCGCCGACGCGGCGCCATCCGCCACCCACGACGTCAACGCGAACTGA
- a CDS encoding SDR family oxidoreductase: MADHGIKGKTVIIAGGAKNLGGLIARDLAAQGAKAVVIHYNSPGTRADAEATVAAVKAAGAHAVALQADLTTAGAVEKLFADAVAAVGRPDIAINTVGKVLKKPFVEITEAEYDEMAAVNSKTAFFFLKEAGKHVNDNGKIVTLVTSLLGAFTPFYAAYAGMKAPVEHFTRAAAKEFGARGVSVTAVGPGPMDTPFFYPAEGADAVAYHKTAAALSPFSKTGLTDIEDVVPFIRHLVSDGWWITGQTILINGGYTTK, encoded by the coding sequence ATGGCAGATCACGGCATCAAGGGCAAAACCGTCATCATCGCGGGCGGCGCGAAGAACCTCGGCGGGCTGATCGCGCGCGATCTCGCCGCGCAAGGCGCGAAGGCGGTCGTGATCCACTACAACAGCCCGGGTACGCGGGCAGACGCGGAAGCGACCGTCGCCGCGGTGAAGGCGGCGGGCGCGCACGCGGTCGCGCTGCAGGCGGACCTGACGACGGCAGGCGCTGTCGAGAAGCTGTTCGCCGACGCGGTGGCCGCGGTCGGCCGCCCGGACATCGCAATCAATACCGTCGGCAAGGTGCTGAAGAAGCCGTTCGTCGAGATCACCGAGGCCGAATACGACGAGATGGCGGCCGTCAATTCGAAGACGGCGTTCTTCTTCCTGAAGGAGGCGGGCAAGCACGTGAACGACAACGGCAAGATCGTCACGCTCGTCACGTCGCTGCTCGGCGCGTTCACGCCGTTCTATGCGGCCTATGCGGGGATGAAGGCGCCTGTCGAGCACTTCACGCGCGCGGCCGCGAAGGAGTTCGGCGCGCGCGGCGTCTCGGTGACGGCGGTGGGGCCGGGCCCGATGGATACGCCGTTCTTCTATCCGGCCGAAGGCGCGGACGCGGTCGCGTACCACAAGACGGCCGCGGCGCTGTCGCCGTTCTCGAAGACGGGCCTGACCGACATCGAGGACGTCGTGCCGTTCATCCGCCATCTCGTCAGCGACGGCTGGTGGATCACCGGCCAGACGATCCTGATCAACGGCGGTTATACGACGAAGTAG
- a CDS encoding LysR family transcriptional regulator yields MDRIDLFRVFARVVECANFTRAADTLGMPRSSVSAAIQELEGRVGARLLYRTTRKVTPTQDGAALYERCLRLIADVEETENLFRHSTVGPSGTLRVDMPGRIGRLIVAPALPEFLDRYPQISVELGLTDRAVNLIEERVDCVLRVGTLSDSGLVARAIGDLPLINVASPAYLARHGVPRTPADLERHQPVNYASPTNGRIAPWEWVEGDAVKRVALRGRVTVNSAEAYIACCLSGLGLIQIPAYDVDAHLRAGELVEVLPNHRAAPMPMTLLYPHRQHLSRRFQVFAQWLEALLRAKVL; encoded by the coding sequence ATGGACCGCATTGACCTCTTTCGCGTGTTCGCGCGCGTCGTCGAATGCGCGAACTTCACCCGCGCGGCCGATACGCTCGGCATGCCGCGCTCGTCGGTATCGGCGGCGATCCAGGAGCTGGAGGGCCGCGTCGGCGCGCGGCTCTTGTACCGCACGACCCGCAAGGTGACGCCGACGCAGGACGGCGCCGCGCTCTACGAACGCTGCCTGCGCCTCATCGCGGACGTCGAGGAAACCGAGAATCTGTTCCGCCATTCGACCGTCGGGCCGAGCGGCACATTGCGCGTCGACATGCCGGGGCGCATCGGACGCCTGATCGTCGCGCCCGCGCTGCCCGAGTTTCTCGACCGCTACCCGCAGATCAGCGTCGAGCTCGGCCTCACCGACCGCGCGGTGAACCTGATCGAGGAGCGCGTCGACTGCGTGCTGCGCGTCGGCACGCTGAGCGACTCCGGCCTCGTCGCGCGCGCGATCGGCGACCTGCCGCTCATCAACGTCGCGAGCCCCGCGTATCTCGCGCGCCACGGCGTGCCGCGCACGCCCGCCGATCTCGAGCGCCATCAGCCCGTCAACTACGCGTCGCCGACGAACGGGCGCATCGCGCCGTGGGAATGGGTCGAAGGCGATGCGGTGAAGCGCGTCGCGCTGCGCGGGCGCGTGACCGTCAACAGCGCGGAGGCGTACATCGCGTGCTGCCTGTCGGGACTCGGCCTCATCCAGATTCCCGCGTACGACGTCGACGCTCACCTGCGCGCGGGCGAACTCGTCGAAGTGCTGCCGAACCATCGCGCGGCGCCGATGCCGATGACGCTGCTGTATCCGCACCGCCAGCATCTGTCGCGGCGTTTTCAGGTGTTCGCGCAATGGCTGGAGGCGCTGCTGCGGGCAAAGGTGCTGTAG
- a CDS encoding DUF2239 family protein: MTNLPLPSHTAFDGYRRHAAGPLPAVALAIKRAVASDAVGGAILIFDNATGRPIDIDTRGSDDEVAARYAPAATPVEPDDANRETAPDPDHAADVASLANEPRGRGRPRLGVVAREVTLLPRHWTWLATQPGGASVALRRLVDEARRSHAHKDRSRRAQERAYHFMSAIAGDMPGFEEASRALFANDDARLRELTAGWPADVREHALALASPDADAPSPDAR; the protein is encoded by the coding sequence ATGACGAACCTTCCCCTTCCCTCCCACACCGCGTTCGACGGCTACCGGCGGCACGCGGCCGGTCCGTTGCCCGCGGTCGCGCTCGCGATCAAGCGGGCCGTCGCAAGCGACGCGGTCGGCGGCGCGATTCTGATTTTCGACAATGCAACCGGCCGCCCGATCGACATCGACACGCGCGGCTCGGACGACGAAGTCGCCGCCCGCTACGCACCGGCCGCGACGCCCGTCGAGCCGGACGACGCGAACCGCGAAACCGCGCCCGACCCCGACCACGCCGCCGATGTCGCTTCGCTCGCGAACGAACCGCGCGGACGCGGCCGCCCGAGGCTCGGCGTCGTCGCGCGCGAGGTCACGCTGCTGCCGCGCCATTGGACGTGGCTCGCGACGCAGCCGGGCGGCGCGTCGGTCGCGCTGCGCCGCCTCGTCGACGAAGCGCGCCGCTCGCACGCGCACAAGGACCGCAGCCGCCGCGCGCAGGAGCGCGCGTACCACTTCATGTCGGCGATCGCGGGCGACATGCCCGGCTTCGAGGAAGCGTCGCGCGCGCTCTTCGCGAACGACGACGCGCGGCTGCGCGAGCTGACCGCCGGATGGCCCGCCGACGTGCGCGAACACGCGCTCGCGCTCGCGTCGCCCGACGCCGATGCCCCGTCGCCCGACGCCCGCTGA
- a CDS encoding FMN-binding negative transcriptional regulator, which translates to MYVPAHFEENRTDVLHALIAQHPFGILITHGAGGLDANHIPFDLAPGDGTLGVLRAHVARANPVWQQVSSGDEVLVVFRAGDAYISPNWYPSKHESHRQVPTWNYVVVHAHGRIAVRDDEPFVRGVVARLTRTHEAAQPAPWRIGDAPTDYIDAMLQSIVGLQIDITRLAGKCKLGQNKEARDIRGAGEALKACGGDAIGDLMLAKAAEKPE; encoded by the coding sequence ATGTACGTTCCCGCCCATTTCGAAGAAAACCGCACCGACGTCCTGCACGCGCTGATCGCGCAGCACCCGTTTGGCATCCTGATCACGCATGGCGCCGGCGGGCTCGATGCGAATCACATTCCGTTCGACCTCGCGCCGGGCGACGGAACGCTCGGCGTGCTGCGCGCGCACGTCGCGCGCGCGAATCCCGTCTGGCAACAGGTGTCGAGCGGCGACGAAGTCCTCGTCGTGTTCCGCGCGGGCGACGCCTATATCTCGCCGAACTGGTATCCGAGCAAGCACGAATCCCACCGGCAAGTGCCGACGTGGAACTACGTCGTCGTTCACGCGCACGGACGAATCGCCGTTCGCGACGACGAGCCGTTCGTGCGCGGCGTGGTCGCGCGCCTCACGCGCACGCACGAAGCGGCGCAGCCCGCGCCGTGGAGAATCGGCGACGCGCCGACCGACTACATCGACGCGATGCTGCAGTCGATCGTCGGCCTGCAGATCGACATCACGCGGCTCGCCGGCAAATGCAAGCTTGGCCAGAACAAGGAGGCGCGCGACATTCGCGGCGCGGGCGAAGCGTTGAAGGCGTGCGGCGGCGACGCGATCGGCGACCTGATGCTCGCGAAGGCCGCCGAGAAGCCGGAATAG
- a CDS encoding DUF2182 domain-containing protein has translation MNATSSRRVFVPLAIASIAAAWGALWIWGSSPYARFLHPVDWSATNLAGLCRLIPAGGAIVPAALHVAAWLLMIVAMMLPTVLPLLRTFERLTAARPDRNRLMLLVALGYLAAWSAFGLVVHAGDAGLHAFARRTPWLAWHGWLVAAIVLALAGAYQFSPLKYRCLDKCRSPLMFVSEQWRGKHPRRDSFTLGMRHGLYCVGCCWMLMCLMFAVGAGSVGWMLVIGAAMSAEKNLPHGRRLSAPLGVALLGWAASIAVAGVGAT, from the coding sequence ATGAACGCGACTTCGTCGCGCCGCGTGTTCGTGCCGCTCGCGATCGCGTCGATCGCCGCGGCATGGGGCGCATTGTGGATATGGGGTAGCAGCCCGTATGCGCGCTTTCTCCATCCTGTCGACTGGTCCGCAACGAATCTCGCCGGGTTGTGCCGGCTGATTCCGGCGGGAGGCGCGATCGTGCCGGCGGCGCTGCACGTTGCGGCGTGGCTGCTGATGATCGTCGCGATGATGCTGCCGACCGTGCTGCCGCTGCTGCGAACGTTCGAGCGCCTGACGGCCGCGCGGCCGGACCGCAACCGGCTGATGCTGCTCGTCGCGCTCGGCTATCTCGCAGCATGGAGTGCGTTCGGGCTCGTCGTTCACGCCGGCGACGCCGGCCTGCACGCGTTCGCGCGACGCACGCCGTGGCTCGCGTGGCATGGATGGCTCGTCGCCGCGATCGTGCTGGCGCTGGCGGGCGCCTATCAATTCAGCCCGCTCAAGTATCGCTGCCTCGACAAATGCCGCTCGCCTCTGATGTTCGTGAGCGAGCAGTGGCGGGGTAAGCATCCGCGGCGGGACAGCTTCACGCTCGGCATGCGGCACGGTCTTTATTGCGTCGGGTGCTGCTGGATGCTGATGTGCCTGATGTTCGCGGTGGGCGCGGGCAGCGTCGGCTGGATGCTCGTGATCGGCGCGGCGATGTCGGCCGAGAAGAACCTGCCGCATGGCCGGCGGCTGAGCGCACCGCTCGGCGTCGCGCTGCTCGGATGGGCGGCGTCGATCGCCGTGGCGGGCGTGGGCGCGACGTGA
- a CDS encoding DUF1326 domain-containing protein, with protein sequence MSYSLEGRILEVCDCKVLCPCWIGEDPDNGTCRATVAYHYDKGMIDDVDVSGLTVAFAAFVPGNILQGDWRVIIFIDERAGDAQFEALAAVYRGERGGPLADFSKLFGDIVAIERAPIDFDVRDGRGSLKVGSTAYAELEPYLGPTGEPTKLVESIFSTIPGSPAFVGKAGTFRMHEQKLGIDLDLSGRNAIQGFFTFSS encoded by the coding sequence ATGAGCTACAGCCTGGAGGGACGCATACTCGAAGTGTGCGATTGCAAGGTGCTTTGCCCGTGCTGGATCGGCGAGGACCCCGACAATGGCACGTGCCGGGCGACGGTCGCCTACCACTACGACAAAGGCATGATCGACGACGTCGATGTGTCGGGGCTGACAGTTGCGTTTGCCGCGTTCGTGCCGGGCAACATCCTGCAGGGCGACTGGCGCGTGATCATCTTCATCGACGAACGTGCGGGCGATGCGCAATTCGAGGCGCTCGCCGCCGTCTATCGCGGCGAACGCGGCGGGCCGCTCGCGGATTTCTCGAAGCTCTTCGGCGACATTGTCGCGATCGAGCGCGCGCCGATCGATTTCGACGTGCGCGACGGCCGGGGCTCGCTGAAGGTGGGCAGTACCGCCTACGCCGAGCTCGAACCGTACCTGGGGCCGACGGGCGAACCGACGAAGCTCGTCGAGAGCATTTTCTCGACGATTCCCGGATCGCCCGCGTTTGTCGGCAAGGCCGGCACGTTCCGCATGCACGAACAGAAGCTCGGCATCGATCTCGACCTGAGCGGACGGAACGCGATCCAGGGTTTCTTCACGTTCAGTTCGTGA